The following proteins come from a genomic window of Proteinivorax hydrogeniformans:
- a CDS encoding aminopeptidase has protein sequence MSKNIERYADLLVRIGINIQENQVLVINSPIDCAEFARIVSIKAYEAGAREVVMRWNDEKSTKIRYEMANDEVFDEFPNWAKQQMNELAEKDAAFLSIAASDPELMKDVDPKKISRQNKAGSIALEAYRTRLMSNKNVWCVASIPTEAWAKKVFPNDSTENAMEKLWEAIFKAVRADKDDPVKAWVQHQNDLDSRLKFLNENKFKSLRFKNSLGTDITTELPKDHVWVGGGSEAPKGYTFVANMPTEEVFTMPKLDGVNGKVVSSIPLNYNGNLIDDFTLTFKDGLVVDYTAKKGENSLKELLNTDDGAKRLGEVALVPYDSPISNQNILFYNTLFDENASCHFALGKAYSSCVKGGDDMSKEELKEVGANDSLTHVDFMIGTEDLEIMGIKEDGTETLVFDKGNFVQFS, from the coding sequence GTGTCAAAAAACATCGAGAGATATGCAGATTTGCTGGTACGAATCGGAATAAATATCCAAGAAAACCAGGTATTGGTGATAAACTCTCCAATTGACTGCGCAGAATTTGCCAGAATCGTCTCTATTAAAGCCTATGAGGCTGGAGCTAGAGAAGTTGTTATGAGATGGAATGATGAAAAATCGACAAAAATTCGTTATGAAATGGCTAACGATGAAGTATTTGACGAGTTTCCAAATTGGGCAAAGCAGCAAATGAATGAGCTTGCGGAAAAGGATGCAGCCTTTTTGAGCATTGCTGCCTCAGACCCTGAACTTATGAAGGATGTGGACCCTAAAAAAATAAGCCGACAAAACAAAGCGGGAAGTATAGCTTTGGAAGCCTATAGAACAAGGCTTATGAGTAATAAAAATGTATGGTGTGTTGCATCTATACCTACCGAAGCATGGGCTAAAAAAGTATTTCCTAATGACAGCACCGAAAACGCTATGGAAAAGCTATGGGAGGCAATTTTTAAAGCTGTACGAGCAGATAAAGATGATCCGGTTAAAGCTTGGGTTCAGCATCAAAATGATTTAGATTCAAGACTTAAATTTTTAAATGAAAATAAATTTAAGTCGCTAAGGTTTAAAAATAGCTTAGGAACAGACATCACAACCGAACTACCTAAAGACCATGTATGGGTAGGCGGTGGAAGTGAGGCTCCAAAAGGATACACCTTTGTGGCTAATATGCCTACTGAAGAGGTATTTACCATGCCAAAGCTCGATGGAGTAAATGGCAAAGTAGTAAGCTCCATACCACTAAATTACAATGGTAATCTTATAGATGACTTCACCTTAACCTTCAAAGATGGCTTAGTAGTGGATTATACAGCAAAAAAAGGTGAAAACTCTCTAAAAGAGCTGCTAAACACCGACGATGGGGCAAAAAGATTAGGTGAAGTGGCCTTAGTTCCTTACGATTCACCGATATCAAACCAAAACATATTATTTTACAACACTTTATTCGATGAAAATGCATCGTGCCACTTTGCCTTAGGAAAAGCTTATTCAAGCTGCGTAAAAGGCGGAGATGACATGAGCAAAGAAGAGCTAAAAGAAGTGGGCGCAAATGACTCCCTAACCCATGTTGATTTTATGATTGGAACAGAAGACCTTGAGATAATGGGAATTAAAGAAGACGGCACCGAGACCTTGGTGTTTGATAAAGGAAACTTTGTCCAGTTTAGCTAA
- a CDS encoding MMPL family transporter: MKKDNIRLYGLLTIWIAVSVLLGYLAPDIDMLVRKHGQLEVPDGFPTQFAKELLEEDDGFTGEEILLLYKDTENGIAQHEDQIEKTLDKFKEDPGDIKVHDIITPFDGEQQRNLLVDESENILLAVVELDMTTAEISFIRDELQDKTSIKGLTSYITGAAIIEDDVLSTTEERLGAIEYLTVALVYIVLLAVFRSPIAPLVPLITLGSSYYLSISIVSLLIDNLNFPVSNFSQVFVLTVTFAIGTDYVILLMTRYREELANGSDDYSTVKRTFKLTQGAVLSSAFTGFVGFLAIGLANFNLYQSGVGVAVAVVTLILAIWVWVPIILNLFGSKVFWPAKLNKQQNEHKLWGKLGQFATNKPALGLLILLVIVLPLFLSFDNLRSFHSLDEIDDDYGSVKAFRIIEDKFGEGDFFYHILTIEANDPTWDDSQRVSYVELLSDNLLKIDDVTEVRSITRPEGLKIDELRISYQAGEAAGELDEVLDGIRDMKSGVSEMSSELRYAKDELRAGEDDLLRLIDGTNESKQGAQDLHQGIKETNQGVEQISWQVASAYQDAEGYYSLADSIHDQFLELTGQSSSIFTPILELFEEVVHEMAVLTYSLSEVSQGLDDLSSGSKELSDGLSEVHQGQKLLLEQYDELLKGLEEFLQGLDQLDEGLEELFTGMEEMQDFLFELEDQSENILDGFFIPKSIYTDQLQKAWDNYATPNNEVVLLQVVSDTNPYGMRAMEIVGEIEEITDFTLKGTPYEEARYAVDGLPSNNRDLKVLSSEDFFRTSIYMLIGIFIVLSVLFKSFMMPIYAMASLGVAYIASHALVEFIFIDGLGYPGVMWSVPFFTFVMLMSMGVDYSIFLMARFNEEIQNYKVRSRENIKTAMVTAMKKVGSAVFSAAVILASSFAAMMLSGVLSLLQIGAWIIIGLMFYILILLPIFIPAVAMFLGEYNWWPFNLINWDPKEKRFTLKNKSKSSDLTIYIEGEVYKPGEYTIKDDTPLSELIKKAGGLTPSADVSEIKISSEANQQLLNIPSVDSAKSKKAHNPNMLNGYNKHSTKKARKIRRKSRI, translated from the coding sequence ATGAAAAAAGACAACATACGATTATACGGACTTTTAACTATATGGATAGCGGTATCTGTGCTTTTAGGATACCTAGCCCCCGATATTGACATGTTAGTTAGAAAGCATGGACAGCTAGAAGTGCCCGATGGATTCCCCACCCAGTTTGCTAAAGAACTATTAGAGGAAGATGATGGTTTTACAGGGGAAGAAATCTTATTATTATATAAGGATACCGAAAATGGCATAGCGCAGCATGAAGACCAAATAGAAAAAACATTAGATAAGTTCAAAGAAGACCCTGGTGATATTAAAGTCCACGATATCATCACCCCCTTTGACGGAGAGCAGCAAAGAAACCTTTTAGTTGATGAGTCAGAGAACATTTTACTAGCGGTAGTTGAGTTGGACATGACTACTGCAGAAATCTCCTTTATTCGCGATGAGCTGCAGGACAAAACTAGCATCAAAGGATTAACCAGTTATATCACTGGTGCTGCTATTATCGAAGATGATGTTTTAAGCACAACAGAGGAACGCCTAGGAGCTATCGAGTATCTGACAGTTGCTTTAGTGTACATAGTGCTGCTAGCAGTATTTCGCTCACCTATAGCGCCTTTGGTGCCGTTAATTACTTTGGGTTCGTCCTACTATTTGAGTATATCAATCGTTTCCTTGTTAATTGACAACCTTAACTTTCCCGTTTCTAACTTTTCTCAGGTTTTCGTGCTAACCGTAACCTTTGCTATAGGTACAGATTATGTAATACTGCTGATGACCAGATATCGAGAAGAGTTAGCTAATGGGAGCGATGACTATAGCACCGTAAAAAGAACCTTTAAATTAACACAAGGAGCTGTTTTATCTAGCGCTTTTACAGGGTTTGTAGGTTTTTTAGCTATCGGACTTGCAAATTTTAATCTCTATCAATCAGGGGTTGGCGTAGCAGTTGCGGTAGTTACCCTTATCCTAGCTATTTGGGTATGGGTTCCTATTATACTGAATTTGTTCGGGTCTAAGGTTTTCTGGCCTGCTAAATTGAACAAACAACAAAACGAGCACAAATTGTGGGGAAAACTCGGTCAGTTTGCCACCAACAAACCAGCTTTAGGTTTACTAATCTTATTAGTGATAGTACTACCTCTTTTTCTCAGTTTTGACAACCTGCGTTCCTTTCACTCCTTAGATGAGATTGATGATGATTACGGGTCTGTAAAAGCCTTTAGGATTATAGAAGATAAGTTTGGAGAAGGAGACTTCTTTTATCACATATTGACAATAGAAGCTAACGATCCTACTTGGGATGATTCCCAAAGAGTATCATATGTAGAGCTCTTATCGGATAACCTCTTAAAAATTGATGATGTAACAGAAGTTCGCTCGATTACAAGGCCGGAAGGCCTTAAAATCGACGAACTTAGGATTTCCTATCAAGCAGGAGAAGCAGCAGGTGAGCTTGATGAAGTATTAGATGGCATCAGAGATATGAAAAGCGGAGTGTCTGAAATGTCTTCTGAGCTTAGGTATGCTAAAGATGAGTTAAGGGCCGGCGAAGATGATTTACTCAGGCTTATTGACGGCACTAATGAATCAAAGCAAGGTGCACAGGACCTTCATCAAGGAATTAAAGAAACAAACCAAGGGGTAGAGCAAATATCCTGGCAGGTAGCATCAGCTTACCAGGACGCAGAAGGCTATTATAGTTTAGCTGACAGCATTCACGATCAATTTTTAGAGCTAACAGGTCAATCCAGCTCGATTTTCACCCCTATATTAGAGCTTTTTGAAGAAGTAGTTCATGAAATGGCAGTGCTTACTTATAGTCTCAGTGAGGTGTCTCAGGGCTTAGACGACCTCTCTTCTGGCTCTAAAGAGCTAAGTGATGGACTTTCTGAAGTCCATCAAGGACAAAAACTACTTTTAGAGCAATATGACGAGCTACTTAAAGGTTTAGAGGAGTTTTTGCAGGGCTTAGATCAGTTAGATGAAGGACTAGAAGAGTTATTTACTGGTATGGAAGAAATGCAAGATTTCCTTTTTGAGCTAGAAGACCAATCGGAAAATATTTTAGATGGATTCTTTATTCCAAAGTCTATCTACACAGATCAGTTACAAAAAGCTTGGGATAACTACGCAACCCCCAACAACGAAGTTGTACTGCTGCAAGTTGTAAGTGATACTAATCCCTATGGCATGCGAGCAATGGAGATTGTGGGGGAAATAGAAGAAATAACAGATTTCACATTAAAAGGTACGCCGTATGAAGAAGCACGGTATGCAGTCGATGGCCTTCCCAGCAACAACAGAGACTTAAAAGTGCTTTCTAGCGAAGATTTTTTCAGAACATCAATATATATGCTTATCGGTATTTTTATCGTACTTTCAGTTCTATTCAAATCCTTTATGATGCCTATCTACGCCATGGCGTCTTTAGGCGTAGCTTACATCGCCTCCCATGCTTTAGTGGAATTTATTTTTATCGATGGACTTGGATATCCTGGAGTTATGTGGTCCGTTCCATTTTTTACTTTTGTTATGCTAATGTCTATGGGTGTAGATTACTCTATATTTTTAATGGCACGTTTTAATGAGGAAATACAGAATTATAAAGTCCGTAGTAGAGAAAATATCAAAACAGCCATGGTTACTGCTATGAAAAAAGTGGGTTCAGCAGTTTTTTCCGCTGCAGTAATCCTTGCTTCTAGCTTTGCAGCGATGATGCTTTCTGGAGTGCTATCTCTATTGCAAATAGGAGCATGGATTATCATAGGATTGATGTTTTATATCTTAATACTACTGCCTATTTTCATACCGGCTGTAGCTATGTTTTTAGGTGAATACAATTGGTGGCCTTTTAACTTAATAAACTGGGATCCCAAAGAAAAAAGATTTACCTTAAAAAACAAAAGTAAATCCAGCGACCTAACCATATATATCGAAGGGGAAGTTTACAAGCCAGGCGAATATACAATCAAGGACGATACGCCCTTAAGCGAATTAATAAAGAAAGCCGGTGGTTTAACTCCAAGTGCAGACGTCTCAGAAATTAAAATTAGTTCTGAAGCAAATCAACAACTACTTAATATACCTTCAGTGGATAGTGCTAAATCTAAAAAAGCTCATAACCCTAATATGCTAAATGGGTATAATAAACATAGCACTAAAAAAGCTAGAAAGATAAGAAGAAAAAGCAGGATATAA
- the istB gene encoding IS21-like element helper ATPase IstB translates to MIDKIKFYQKKLSISNSLMDICDGLEFRSKEQFLMDLLEELYKERLERSRERKLKAAKFPVVKTLNGYDFTDIIFPEKLTIEQLKGLNFIENKENLIFYGGPGAGKTHLGIALGTMAINNQKSVLFYTVHSLINELVKAKEEHSHEKLMKKIEKADLLILDEWGYLPLHQEGARLLFEVISLCYERKSIIITTNMEFNHWKNFLFDEKLTVAIIDRLVHHSHLLFFDRESHRKKHALMKQG, encoded by the coding sequence ATGATAGATAAAATTAAATTTTACCAAAAAAAACTGAGCATATCCAATTCGCTAATGGATATATGTGACGGACTTGAGTTTAGATCTAAAGAACAATTTTTAATGGATTTACTTGAAGAGCTGTATAAAGAAAGATTAGAAAGAAGCCGAGAAAGGAAATTGAAAGCTGCTAAATTTCCAGTAGTAAAAACCTTAAATGGCTATGACTTTACAGATATTATTTTCCCTGAAAAGCTAACAATAGAACAGTTAAAAGGACTTAACTTTATTGAAAACAAGGAGAATCTAATCTTTTATGGTGGACCTGGCGCTGGTAAAACGCATTTAGGTATTGCTCTTGGAACCATGGCAATCAATAATCAGAAGTCTGTTCTCTTTTACACAGTACACTCCCTGATTAATGAATTAGTGAAGGCTAAAGAAGAACATTCTCATGAAAAGTTAATGAAGAAGATAGAAAAAGCTGACTTATTAATATTAGACGAATGGGGCTATTTGCCTCTACATCAAGAGGGAGCTAGGCTTTTATTTGAAGTTATCAGTCTTTGCTATGAACGAAAAAGCATCATAATTACTACTAATATGGAGTTTAACCACTGGAAAAATTTCTTGTTTGACGAGAAGTTAACAGTAGCAATAATTGACCGATTAGTTCATCATTCACACTTATTATTTTTCGATAGAGAAAGCCACAGAAAGAAGCATGCGTTAATGAAGCAAGGTTAA
- the istA gene encoding IS21 family transposase, with protein MLTITQLNYIRKMYFEKGLSYSEIERRTGHNYRTIKKYLEKEDFNVKPKKKSGPTKSDLIRPYVREILEEDKDKKKKYRHTAKKIHERLKVERPDKYLISERTMRTLVKEEKQKVYNTDDCHLGLDHPGGEAQVDFGEIYIVENGTKKKAHELVLSFPKSNAGFCQVTRSETMEALCEALINIFKYISFTPNKIWFDQMAAACIRKKDSKGQPVMTERFARLALHYGFEPVFCNPDSGNEKGNVEKKVGYFRKNLFVPEPEISDLEKYNFDLLNRCSEDNQRSHYKEPGTINEIFIKETELMKTTTKIDFDYGKFEKRRVNKLGYIINDHCSYSVSPKYVGSYVWVKILANELVIYDKDYREITRHNRLFEKGRKSTHWMDFIDVIAARPRALKYSGFYSLLPDNWKSYTNEMDNEDLKQSLKFLKMCLLEKGMAFAEKVLAENIRKSVKETAALWTTYYRLTEDVSVYHQIQSPPALPRLPDYDISAESYNSLMGGMRDDR; from the coding sequence GTGCTGACAATTACTCAATTAAATTATATACGAAAAATGTATTTTGAGAAAGGCCTAAGTTATTCTGAAATAGAACGACGCACTGGTCATAATTATCGCACAATTAAAAAGTACTTAGAAAAAGAAGATTTTAATGTAAAGCCTAAGAAAAAATCCGGTCCAACAAAATCGGACTTGATCAGACCCTATGTCAGAGAAATACTAGAAGAAGATAAGGATAAAAAGAAGAAATATCGACATACTGCCAAGAAAATACATGAGAGATTAAAGGTAGAACGTCCTGATAAATATCTGATTTCTGAGCGGACAATGCGAACTTTAGTAAAAGAAGAAAAGCAAAAGGTCTACAACACTGACGATTGTCATCTTGGTCTAGATCACCCTGGTGGAGAAGCTCAAGTTGATTTTGGAGAAATATATATTGTCGAAAATGGCACTAAGAAAAAAGCCCATGAGCTTGTGCTTTCCTTCCCTAAAAGCAATGCTGGGTTTTGCCAAGTTACTCGTAGTGAGACCATGGAGGCTTTATGTGAAGCTTTGATTAACATATTTAAATATATTAGCTTTACCCCAAACAAAATATGGTTTGACCAAATGGCAGCTGCTTGTATTAGAAAAAAAGATTCTAAAGGGCAGCCAGTTATGACAGAGAGATTTGCACGATTAGCCCTCCATTATGGCTTTGAGCCAGTGTTTTGCAACCCTGATAGTGGCAACGAAAAAGGTAATGTTGAAAAAAAAGTAGGTTACTTTCGAAAAAACCTTTTTGTGCCAGAACCAGAAATCAGTGACTTAGAAAAGTACAATTTTGACCTGCTTAATCGATGTTCCGAGGATAATCAGAGAAGTCATTACAAAGAACCAGGGACAATAAATGAGATATTTATAAAAGAGACTGAGCTTATGAAGACCACAACTAAGATAGACTTTGACTATGGAAAATTTGAAAAGAGAAGGGTCAATAAACTAGGGTATATAATTAATGATCATTGCTCATACTCTGTTTCGCCTAAGTATGTAGGCAGTTATGTATGGGTAAAAATTCTTGCTAACGAGTTGGTGATTTATGATAAAGACTATCGTGAGATAACAAGGCATAACAGGCTTTTTGAAAAGGGCAGAAAATCTACACATTGGATGGACTTTATCGACGTTATCGCAGCAAGACCAAGAGCATTAAAATATTCAGGGTTTTACTCTTTACTTCCGGATAATTGGAAGTCGTATACAAATGAAATGGATAATGAGGATTTAAAACAAAGTCTAAAGTTTTTAAAAATGTGCTTACTTGAAAAAGGTATGGCATTTGCGGAGAAGGTTTTAGCTGAAAACATAAGGAAATCTGTTAAAGAAACTGCTGCTTTATGGACAACTTACTACCGTCTTACAGAGGATGTCTCCGTTTACCACCAAATTCAATCACCCCCTGCTTTACCTCGCCTCCCAGACTATGACATCAGTGCAGAATCCTACAACTCACTTATGGGAGGAATGAGAGATGATAGATAA
- a CDS encoding MFS transporter: protein MSTTATAVSPELNIDEKKANKIVKTNIALLIAGKLVSLLGSSIYSFAMSLYILQVTGSGLSFSLNLAISTVPRVVFGAVSGVVADRFDRKKLVVSLDILSGFIMMVLLAVGLIGELRLVYIYIATFLLSTCSTFFNTPLTASIPNIVDDKNLTRANSLSQSADSIATIAGPFIGGFIFALVNIHLFLLINGLSFIFSGISESFIDFNLRDKLCGKKEKTSDVPKERASDKLKKTFIVDLVDGVKYMISQKWLIVFGLFVVFFNLFIMIGLTVPIPYMANQVWGFTPQQYGILSMMFPAGMLLGSLILAQLPQAKSNYRRIMSCILTFSVMILLAGIVASDLIMLSNVQYLIVLTFLYLAMAVSSIFINVPVTVTMQKLVPNDKLGRVYGALGTLAIGLSPIGAVVAGALVDLVSPWILPFSCGVIMVVLTFFMSKIKEIKSL from the coding sequence ATGAGTACAACAGCAACAGCAGTTAGCCCGGAATTAAACATTGACGAAAAAAAGGCTAACAAAATTGTAAAAACAAACATCGCCCTGCTGATTGCGGGCAAGCTAGTTTCATTGTTAGGAAGCAGCATCTATAGTTTTGCTATGAGTCTTTACATTTTACAGGTAACAGGTTCAGGGTTAAGTTTTTCGTTAAATTTAGCAATCTCTACTGTGCCCAGAGTAGTTTTTGGCGCAGTTTCTGGGGTGGTAGCTGATCGCTTTGATAGAAAGAAACTAGTGGTGAGTCTGGATATCTTGTCAGGGTTTATAATGATGGTTTTATTGGCTGTAGGTTTGATTGGTGAGTTAAGATTAGTCTATATTTATATAGCTACATTTTTATTGTCAACTTGTAGTACATTTTTTAACACCCCACTGACAGCCTCTATCCCTAATATAGTAGATGATAAAAATCTAACTAGAGCTAATTCTTTAAGTCAGTCTGCTGACTCCATAGCTACAATTGCCGGACCTTTCATTGGTGGGTTTATTTTTGCATTAGTTAACATCCACCTATTTTTGCTCATAAACGGATTGTCATTTATCTTCTCGGGCATATCTGAAAGTTTTATCGACTTTAATTTAAGGGATAAGCTTTGCGGTAAAAAGGAAAAAACAAGTGATGTACCTAAAGAGCGTGCATCAGATAAACTTAAAAAAACTTTTATTGTAGATTTAGTTGATGGGGTAAAATATATGATTAGCCAAAAATGGCTCATTGTATTCGGTCTTTTTGTAGTATTTTTCAACTTGTTTATAATGATAGGTCTAACCGTTCCTATTCCGTACATGGCAAACCAAGTTTGGGGCTTTACTCCACAACAATATGGGATTTTAAGTATGATGTTTCCCGCCGGTATGCTACTAGGTTCTCTTATACTTGCCCAGCTTCCCCAAGCAAAAAGTAACTACAGAAGAATTATGAGCTGTATTTTAACCTTTTCGGTAATGATTTTGCTAGCAGGTATAGTTGCATCGGATCTAATAATGCTTTCAAACGTTCAGTACCTTATAGTTCTTACATTTTTATATTTGGCGATGGCGGTTTCATCTATATTTATTAATGTGCCAGTAACGGTTACCATGCAAAAGCTTGTGCCTAACGATAAGCTAGGAAGAGTGTATGGCGCTTTAGGAACTTTGGCGATAGGATTATCACCAATTGGAGCGGTGGTTGCCGGGGCGTTGGTGGACTTGGTTAGTCCATGGATATTACCGTTTTCTTGTGGGGTTATCATGGTTGTTTTGACTTTTTTTATGAGTAAGATAAAAGAGATTAAATCCCTCTAG
- a CDS encoding sigma-70 family RNA polymerase sigma factor gives MNKDVAEEKISSLADTIFAFSLKRTNNWHEAEDLSQEIIVNLYSSLPSLKDPNRFYGWMWAVANNVYKGFLRTREKNKTVPLYDSSSSPKVEDWEIDYLHKEEIGLLNRELSVLSGLYREAMVLYYLEDYSCEDIAKKLNISINMVKQYLFKSRKKVKDGMTMIRQTGEKSFNPQKFSIYYWGNQGNYCADLFKRKLPGNIMLELYNQPITLEQLSVELGVSAVYLEDELKILYDHGLVKKVKNHRFQSNIAIFTKQFETELSKKTDDVYTEIAESLHSFIKQNESKIKSIGFYGNNIDLNQLTWQLATHCLTEASIYRFLSDYLKMVKMPLLSTGNRGFLWGLEQYFQDNKFNPGLGNYSDSVGTIRFVDFALYPFSIKLWDKSLAKQLTAIVNNNSYAPTEDEKEKLVELVQQGLVKPSNGELKPNFPIFTQTQYQKLSNILSPMLENLDKILNIHQETIEKTLKDFVPAHLKSQLRPLSALKAAEDFIRKPMEILYNRGCIYYPENSKEMLSILMILNEKTYKNKINQNKAGC, from the coding sequence ATGAACAAAGATGTAGCCGAAGAAAAAATAAGCAGCTTAGCTGATACCATATTTGCTTTTTCGCTAAAAAGGACTAACAACTGGCATGAGGCTGAGGACTTGTCCCAAGAAATTATAGTAAATTTGTATAGCTCTCTCCCCTCATTAAAAGACCCTAACCGGTTTTATGGCTGGATGTGGGCCGTAGCAAATAATGTATACAAAGGCTTTCTTAGAACACGTGAAAAGAATAAAACAGTCCCTTTGTATGATAGCTCCTCCTCCCCTAAGGTGGAGGACTGGGAAATCGATTATCTTCATAAAGAAGAAATTGGCCTTTTAAATAGGGAACTATCAGTATTATCGGGACTATATAGAGAAGCAATGGTGCTATACTATCTTGAAGATTATAGCTGTGAGGATATTGCCAAAAAGCTAAACATTAGCATAAACATGGTAAAACAATACTTGTTTAAATCTAGAAAGAAAGTGAAGGATGGGATGACTATGATTCGGCAAACAGGCGAGAAAAGCTTTAATCCCCAAAAATTTAGCATATATTATTGGGGAAACCAAGGTAACTACTGCGCTGACCTTTTTAAAAGAAAATTACCTGGCAACATCATGCTAGAACTATATAATCAGCCTATCACTTTAGAGCAGCTAAGTGTTGAACTTGGAGTATCCGCAGTGTATTTAGAGGATGAATTAAAGATCCTATATGATCATGGACTAGTTAAAAAAGTTAAAAATCATAGATTTCAGTCTAACATCGCTATATTCACCAAGCAGTTTGAAACAGAGTTGTCTAAAAAAACCGATGATGTATATACCGAAATAGCTGAGAGTTTACATTCTTTCATCAAACAAAATGAAAGCAAAATTAAAAGCATTGGATTTTACGGAAATAATATTGACCTTAATCAGCTAACATGGCAACTAGCTACCCACTGTCTCACAGAGGCTAGCATATATAGATTCTTATCAGATTATCTTAAGATGGTTAAAATGCCTCTTTTAAGCACTGGAAACCGCGGATTCCTATGGGGTTTGGAGCAGTATTTTCAAGATAATAAGTTTAACCCAGGTCTGGGAAACTACTCAGATAGCGTTGGAACAATTCGTTTTGTAGATTTTGCGCTATACCCCTTTTCCATTAAGTTATGGGATAAAAGCTTAGCTAAGCAGTTAACAGCTATCGTTAATAATAACAGCTATGCACCAACGGAAGATGAAAAAGAGAAGTTAGTGGAGCTAGTCCAACAGGGGCTTGTTAAACCCTCAAACGGTGAGCTTAAGCCTAATTTCCCAATCTTTACGCAAACGCAGTACCAAAAACTTTCAAACATTTTAAGTCCAATGCTAGAAAACTTGGATAAAATTTTGAACATCCATCAAGAAACAATTGAAAAAACTCTTAAAGATTTCGTTCCTGCACATCTAAAAAGTCAATTAAGACCTTTATCAGCCTTAAAGGCTGCAGAAGACTTTATCAGAAAACCTATGGAAATTTTATATAACAGGGGGTGCATTTATTACCCGGAAAATTCCAAAGAAATGCTGTCGATTTTAATGATATTAAATGAAAAAACCTATAAAAACAAAATCAACCAAAATAAAGCGGGCTGTTGA
- a CDS encoding YdbC family protein translates to MSSFKYDIVKQLGEVSQSPKGWTKELNLISWNGREPKYDLRDWAPGHEKMGKGITLSKDELISLRDILNEMEL, encoded by the coding sequence ATGTCTAGTTTTAAGTATGATATAGTAAAACAGCTTGGTGAGGTATCTCAGTCTCCTAAAGGATGGACAAAGGAGTTAAACCTAATAAGCTGGAATGGGAGAGAGCCAAAGTATGATTTGAGAGATTGGGCTCCAGGACATGAAAAAATGGGAAAAGGCATAACATTATCCAAAGATGAGCTTATAAGTCTTCGGGATATCTTAAATGAAATGGAACTGTAG